In Rhinolophus ferrumequinum isolate MPI-CBG mRhiFer1 chromosome 3, mRhiFer1_v1.p, whole genome shotgun sequence, the DNA window TTATGCTTCTGAAGGTACATCCCAATAtcattgctcaataaatattaatttactgataagagacagaaaaaagatgGCAAAATTTAACTACAGGTTTCTCTCAGTCAAATACTTTGGGTCTTCATTGACACAAAGCCTCCAGAATGTCTTACAGGAAACACAGTTTGAAAATTAAGCTTAAAGGGGAAAATATTCCCCTTCTAGCTAAACAACTTCATGCATAGCCCTTGCTTCCATTACCTTTCAGTCTCTTCTCTCCACGAAGTGGAAAAGCGAGGAATGTCCATATCCAACCAATCATTCTTGTTTGAGCAGAGCTTGTTGTCCTAACTGACATGAAGAGGCTCAGCTCCCCAGAAACATTTTGGCTGCAAACTCATCTTCAGACTGAAAAATTCCCTTGTCTCCATTCCAGTTCTGTGCCTTAAAAACCCTGTTTTCTAGATTTCATGCCACGATCAGGGCTTCAGAAACCTTAAACCTCATTAACCTCCTAtcattgtcaaaaaaaaaaaatattcctttaagtCCTTTAATGGTTACCTGCATTTGTGAAGTCTAGATGTTTTCATGTCAAATGGTACAGAGTACATGGATGTAAGCTCGTGAGTCCAGCAGTGATCTGTGGTATAAACTGAAGGAAGGGGAAAACCACGATGTCTACCTTCCTGTCTTGTCTAGGACACAGACTTTCAGACAGATTTGTGACCACTGTTGGTGACATGGTTTGTAGACCACATAACGACACACATAACCTTCATTATGCATGAATTGTAATAACACATTTTATGCTAAGGAGGGCAGGCCATGGAACACATGACATAATGGgttttagttaaatttttaatatactgactttttatttaaaaattgccaGGGGAGAAGAATGATTTCTGAGCTATCTTTACTAAGCAGGGTTGCAAATTCTCTTCTAAAATTGTCAGAACAAGTTTATTTCACAGAATATCATACTCAGTGCAGCTGAGTAAAGATATCAATGACAGCCAAATACCACTGCAAAACCATTTTTATtctggagaaatgcaaatatgttataatattaaatctaaagaaaatacagtatacctgtgatttttttttttttaaaggaaagtaacAGCATAGTACACAATTACCTATTCTAGAGGGAGGGGAGATGTACTGGTAAATTGTAGGCAAACTGTGACATAAGATACATTGTGAATTCCTGATTATAAAAAAGTTcattaatatgaaaatgtataaagTACTTCAAAGTTTCGTGGTTAAAGAGAAGTGTTAAGTAATTGCCAAGTGCACATATTCTTTCTCTAGGTCCTTCCCCCTCCCTGTCAATGTGCTGCTTTCCGTGGACCTGCCTTCTGTCGTGACTCTGGAGGGGTACTTTCAGACGTGTGTTAGCTCAGGCTTACGTGGGCTATTCCCCAGAGATATTTAGTTGGGCTGAGTGAGTGGGGTCTTGGCTGCTACTTCAGAAAGATTACCAGTGCCTGGATTGCAGCTTGGAGGCCATCACATTTGTCAGGAGTGTCACTTTTTATATTTCCCACTTGACAGATCTAAGCACTTACAAAAATGGTGTTAGTTGGATTTCTTCAGACTAATTTGCAGTGAACTATTCAAACACGATTCCTGTGCCCACATGAACCCTGCAACAACACAGTGAGGCCTCTGACTCATGGGCACAACTGAGCACATCGTGGAAAACAGTTAAATTCTTCCCCAATTACATGAAGGCTAACACCCTTTGTTTTCCAACCCGGCCTCAGTCTTGCTTAGGAGGGGTGCAGGGTTGCTTTGTTTAAACCTCGTGTGTGTCACAGAGCAGCTGCGTTTCACCTCGCTGGGGTTTGCTGGTGGCCGAGCCTGAAGGGCGATGCTGGAGCCGTGCGGGGGCTGCGCATGCACCACATTCAGCGTGTCTGAGGTTGTGGCACTCACGCACTGAGGATGTGGCTCTGGTAGAATAGTTTTGGAGACAGCACTTAACAAAGCATTTGAGAACCAAAAAGCTCAGTTCAATGAAATTCAACACAATGCACAGGCATGAGGTGATCACCATGAAGAGTATGAAGATGGTTTTCTCAGTGGGTTTGGAGATGAAACAGTCTACAGTGTTGGGACAAGGCTTCAAATCACACTTCATAAGGTGGGGAACACTAAAGCCACCATACAGcttgtaaaataagaccaggaagCCAATTTCAAAACCGATTTTAACAATGAGGCTGATAAGGTAAGTATACCACAGGCCCCCATCCATCGTACCTAGGTTGACATAGAGtttctttctgtgccttttctctctgtcctcacgATAGGCCACATGAAGGACCACCAGAAGTGAAGGTGTGGAGACCATGATCAGTTGTAAGGCCCAAAGTCTAACCTGGGAGATGGGAAAGAAGTAGTCAAAACACACATTTTCACAACCCGGTTGTCTAATGTTGCACTCAAACTCTTTCTGCTCATCTTTCCACACATGCTCTGCTGCCACCACGTAGACCAGCAAACGGAAGATGAACACAACAGCTAGCCATATCCTCCCAATCCCAGTTGAGTGAGTATTTACTCCACTCAGGAGGTCTCTGAGGAACATCCAGCTCATGGCTTAGGCTCAAAAGAAGGCAAGAttctgcaaaagaaaacaatttcatcatAATTCATTCCTTTGCATTCCTTTGATCATTTCTTTCTACTGTCTTGATTATGGGCTTATGGAAGATAAACTCAAATTTCTGCATTATGACAACTCTGGATGTTGAGGGGTCTCTAAGAACCCCATAGACGACGCTTACTTTCATACAAGGACATGAGACAACTGATCCACAGATGTTGTTGATCCCATGCCCAGTTTAGAAGTTGGTTGGTCATCCCTCACACATTTCCccattttcaaacaaatatttctagGTTATTGCTTCTCTCTAAGGATGGATGGGTTCTGTTGCTGATCTGGAAAGAATTATATATGAGTCCCAATGTGACCTTGGTACCTTGAGATATCCCTCACATGCCACCTTGAAGTTGTAGTCTCTAATTTGGCAATGtccttccccaatattccctgcGCCGTATGTTTTGTATCCCATAATAGCAGCTGAGCTtgcctgcattttattttttttttttatttttttttttacaatccattttattttatttttttttttattaatttatttttaatttattggggtgacaattgttagtaaaattacatagatttcaggtgtgcaattctgtatcacatcatccataaatcacactgtgtgttcaccacccagagtcagctccccttccatcaccatacatttgatccccctcaccctcatcccccaccccccaacccccttacgctctggtaaccaccaaattacgttccccagattaattttcaaaccccgtggccatcctgtggtcaccgactgccctccaatcccctcaccccccccccccccccccccaccccccccgcccatctagcaaccctcagtttttcctcattgtctcccaaactgtttctgattagttcattcacttattcttttctttagaatccgcaaataagtgagatcatatggtacttatctttctctgtctgacttatttcacttaacataatgt includes these proteins:
- the GJB7 gene encoding gap junction beta-7 protein isoform X1, which translates into the protein MSWMFLRDLLSGVNTHSTGIGRIWLAVVFIFRLLVYVVAAEHVWKDEQKEFECNIRQPGCENVCFDYFFPISQVRLWALQLIMVSTPSLLVVLHVAYREDREKRHRKKLYVNLGTMDGGLWYTYLISLIVKIGFEIGFLVLFYKLYGGFSVPHLMKCDLKPCPNTVDCFISKPTEKTIFILFMVITSCLCIVLNFIELSFLVLKCFVKCCLQNYSTRATSSVRECHNLRHAECGACAAPARLQHRPSGSATSKPQRGETQLLCDTHEV
- the GJB7 gene encoding gap junction beta-7 protein isoform X2; protein product: MSWMFLRDLLSGVRLWALQLIMVSTPSLLVVLHVAYREDREKRHRKKLYVNLGTMDGGLWYTYLISLIVKIGFEIGFLVLFYKLYGGFSVPHLMKCDLKPCPNTVDCFISKPTEKTIFILFMVITSCLCIVLNFIELSFLVLKCFVKCCLQNYSTRATSSVRECHNLRHAECGACAAPARLQHRPSGSATSKPQRGETQLLCDTHEV